CGAGCCGTGCACGAAGGCTTCGCGCATGCCCGAGCCCAGGAAGAGCATGTAGTCCATGGCCAGGCCGAACAGGATGCCCACCAGGATGGTCGGCAGGAAGTTCAGTACCGGGCCGGGGGTCTCCACGCCGAAGATGCCGGCCAGCCAGCCCCACTGGTAGATGGCCACCACGCCGCCGATGGCTGCGAAGTAGGACAGGATGAAGCCCAGCGTCGCGATCACCGGAACAAAAATGGACCGGAAGACCAGGATCAGGATCAGCAGGGACAGGCCCACCACTACGCCCAGGTAGATGGGCAGCGCTTCGGAGAGCTTCTCGGAAATGTCGATGTTGCCGCTGGCGGTGCCGGCCACGCCCAGCTCCACCTCACCGTTCTCGGTGTCGATTGGGGACAGGTCACGCAGCGTGTGCACCAGTTCCTGGGTGGACTCGCTGGTGGGACCTTCAGCCGGGATGACCTGGAAGGCGGTGACGGTGCGGTCCTCGGAGGAGCCGATGGGAGCCACGGCCGCCACGTCCTGCTGGTCGAACAGCGTACGGGCGATCTCGCCCTGTGCCACCAATGCTTCTTCCTCGCTGGGGTTGCCGGGCAGGTCCGCGACCACCAGCAGCGAGCCGTTCTGGCCCTCGCCGAACTTCTGCGAGACGGCTTCATACGCCTGGTACTGGGTGGAGTCGTGGGCCTCGGAGGATCCGTCGGGCAGGTTGGTGCGCAGGTCCATCGCCGGGATGGCAATAACGAGCAGCCCCGCGATGGACACCACCACGGTGAGCACGGCGCGCATGGTGGACATCTGCTTCACCGGGATGGATTCCGGCTTGCCGGCGGAGGCGGAGGCCTCCTGGTCCTTGTCCAGTGCCGCGCGCTCCTTGCGGCTGAGGATCTTCATGCCGGCCAGCTTGAGCAGCGCCGGAGTCAGTGTCGTGGCGATCATGACCGCAATGGCCACGCAGGCCGCACCCACCGTTCCCATCAGGCCCAGGAAGGGGATGCCGGTGATATTCAGCGCCAGCAGGGCGATGAAGACCGTAGCGCCGGCAAACACCACTGCGTTGCCGGAGGTGCCGTTGGCCAGGGCGATGGATTCCTCCAGGCCGTAGCCGGCCTTCAGCTGGCGGCGGTGCCGGTTGACGATGAACAGGGCGTAGTCGATGCCCACGGCCAGACCGAGCATGACGCCCAGGATGGGGGTGACGGACGCCATTTCGACGACGCCGGAGAAGGCCAGCGCGCCGGCGGCGCCGATGCCCACACCGATCAGTGCGGTCACCAGCGGCAGGCCGGCACCGATGAAGGTGCCCAGCATTACCACCAGCACGACGGCGGCAACCGCGAGGCCTACCACCTCGCCGACACCCAGGATGCTGGGGACGCCGGCGGAAACCTCGGAGGAGAAGTCCACCTTGACGCCGTCGATCGGCTCATCCTCAAAGGCTGCGACCAGGGCGTCCTTGGTGTCCTGTTCGACCTCCATCTGCGTTTCGCTGAAGACCACGTTGACCACTGCCGCGCTTCCGTCCTCGGACACGGTACGGATTTCAGTGGCCATCTCCAACAGAGCGGCGCCCTGTTCGGCCTGCACGGCGCCGGCTTCCAGCTCGGCGCTCTGCGCGTCAAGCTCGGCACGGTTGGCGTCCAGGACCTCCTGCTGAGCATCCAGCTCGGCAATCATCGGCGCCGGGGCACCGGCCGCTTCGGCCTGCTCCCGCGCGGCGTCGAGCTGGGTTTGTCCGGCCTCCAACTGGGCCCGGCCGGCGTCGATCTGGGCTCGGCCGGCCTCGATCTGGGCCAGCCCGTCCTGAAGCTGCTTAGCCTGCGCGGCACGCTCCGCCTCGGTGGCGAACGGGTCGACGACGGTTTCCACGCCGTCCACGTCACCGGCCTTGGCTACCAGCGCGGAGATGTCCTCACGCTGGGCATCGGTGAACGCCGAACCGTCCTCGGTCTGGACCACCACGGAGCCGGAACCGCCGGAAGCCTGCGGAAGTTTCTCCTGCAGGTGGTCAGTGACCTGAGTGGTGGGGGTATTGGGAATCGAGAAGCCGGTGGCAAGCGTGCCGCCGAAGAGGGCGAAGGCCGCTCCGGCAAGCACCAGCACTCCGATCCATGCCGCGAGCACGGTTTTCGCGCGGCGGGCGGCCGCGGCTCCGAGGCGGTAGAGGAATTCAGCCATTTGAGGGTCTGTCCTTATATGGGAATGGGTGGGAACTACGGGTGGAGTGTTTGTGGGGAGGCCGGGTCGGAGACATAGCCCGATCGCACCTTTTCCAGGAGCGCATCAAGCAGGTCCGACCAGACCCGGCGCGCTTCGGGGGTATCCACGGCCCCGGTGGCACAGTGCCAGTGATGATAAAGAACGCCCAACCCGCTGGTCAGTGAACCAACGAGCAGGTCGACTCCCAGCCGGTCCGCTTCCGGATACCGGCTAAGCATCGCAACGGACAGCCGGTCATTCAGTTCGGTGAACGCACGCAGGGCGATGGGATGGGCCTGCGCCTGGCGCGGCGTGGAGTCCGGAACTGCGCCCGGGCCAAGCAGGCGGGTGAGATACGCCATGGGCGCTACAAGGTCGGCGGCACGGAAGGCTTCGGAAATCTCGGCGAACATGCCTGGGCGGGCAGCATCCACCGGTGATACCGCGGTGAGGCTTTCCACTGCGGAGCTGAGGACGCCGCTGCACACCTCGGACACAATGTCACGGATGGAAGCGAAGTGATTGAACACGGTGCGGCGGGAAACGTCCGCACGCTGCGCCAGTTCGTCAACGGAGAAATCCGTGGTTTGACCCTCGTGCATCAGCGCCGCCGCAGCCGTTATGATCGCCTGCCGGTGGCGGTCCTTGAGCGCCTGGCGGCGGTCTTCTGCGGGCACGGAAGTCTGCACGTTTCATACACTACGTGCAACGATGCACCAAGTGCAATTTGCCTCCGATACCCTCGGTGCGACGTTTATTCGACGCCGTTGACCACCCTGGCAACACCATCCAGTGCAGCCCGGGCTTCGGGGGTGAAGGTGGCGGCAACGTAGACATGGAATCCGTCGGGGGCGACCTGCAGCTCCACCGGCGATGACGCCGCGGCCGCTTTGACCGCGAAGCGTTCTGCATCCGGCAACAGCAGATCCCGTCCTCCCTGGAACAGATACACCGGCGCCAGCCCTGCCAGGGTGTCGTTAATCGGGCTGACCTGCCAGGAGTCCAGCGGAAGGCCGCGGGCCCAAAGTTGGGCGCAGTACACCAGCCCGGGGATGTCCAGCATGGGATCCCGCCGTTCCAGCACGGGGATGCCCGGGTTGGACATGGTGCAGTCCACCCAGGGGGCGAACAAGAACACAGCCTGTGGCTGGCTTTCGCTCCGGTTGCGCCGGTCGATCACGTGCGCCAGGGCCAGTCCGCCGCCGGCTGAATCACCCGCCAGGAAGACGCGGGCGCCGGCTGCCCGGCGGGCAACGGCCTGGTGCACGGCCTCGACGAACGGCAGGGCCTCTGCCACCGAGTGCCACGGTGCCAGCCCGTACAGCGGCACCGTAACCGTGGCTCCGGTACGGCGGATGAGGGCGGTGATGATCCACCAGTGGGCCTCCCGCAGCGGGAAGACGTAAGCACCGCCGTGAAGGTAAATCAGCTCCCGTCCCGACGGTTTTCTGGGGGTCAGCGTCATCACCGGAAACCCGGCCACGACTTCCTCCCGCACCCGGCACAAACGGCGAAGAGTGAGCGGAACGGAAGGCCGGCGCCGCCGTGCAGCGGTGCGCCGGACCACCTCCGGTGTCCGGAAGGCCCGCGGCGCCGCACGCAGGGCCAGCCCGGCCAACCTCATTGAAAGCGACATGGACACTCCGGTTTTGCCGTTGCTCGTCTGAGTGGATTCAGCCTAGGGCACCGACAAAGAAAACCCCCACCCCTAGTGCTGACGAAACCTCTCCCAGGCGGATTGCCGGGACATCCCCAGGGCCGAACCAATGCTGGCCCAGCTGATTCCGCGCACCCGGGCGGCTTCGACCCAGCGCCGGAGATGGGCTTCGACCTGCTCCCGCGCCTCGGCAACCTGCGGCAGCCGGGCCATCAGTTCGTCATCGGAGAGCCCGCCCCAAGGAGTATCCGGAAGCGTTTCCCCGGAAACCGGGGCGGCATCGAGCAGAGCGGTGGCACGAGCGGCGCAGTCACGGCAGATGGAGGCTGTAGGCGCCCCGGCCAACAGTCCCGTTTCCTTTCTGGAACGCAGACAGAAAGAACACATGAACGGTGCCGCGGTGGATGCCGGCACTAATGCATCTCTGGAGGTGTCGGGCATAGAGGTCAGTCTATTCGTTTGCCGGATGCTGAAAATGACCCCTTGTTCTGTCAGGGATTACCTGACAGTATATCGGACGTCAGGAGTGGCCTGACAGAACGCTTCGGGGGAACCATGGCACGACAACAAGCAATCAGCACCGACCTGCCGGGCAGACAAAAGGCTTCGTTCCGGTTCCTGCTCGGGTCAAACACTGTCGAGGGGTTCGCGGACGCCCTCACCCGAACCCTGCTGCCAATCCTCGCGGTGACCGCGCTTGGGCTGGGCTCGGAATTTCTGGGTGTGCTCAACGCAGCAGGGCTGGCCGCATTTCTGCTTCTAGGCGTGCCGGCGGGTGCCGTAATCGATCGGTTGAAGGACCGCCGGCGCGTCATGACCGCAGCCACATGCCTGCGTATCCTTGTCACGGCAACGCTGGCCATCTCCACTTTCACCGGCTGGCTCAGCGGCCCGCTGCTGCTCGGGGCAGCCGTCACGGTGGGGATCGCCGATGTTGTCTTCACCACCGCTCTCAGCACCGTGATTCCGCGGGTGACACCCGCCGGCACATTGAAACATGCCTACTCGCAACTGGCTGTTGCCACCCAGACCGCGTCAACGGCGGCCGCCGCCGGCACCGCAGCACTGTTGGGCATCCTGGGCATGGGCGCGGCCCTGGCTGCCGCCGCAGCTTCCTACGGCATGTCTGCGATGCTGCAACTGGGCATCAGGCTCGGCGCTGCACCGGCTCCTGCCAAGGGAGGGACAGCAAAAATCCGCCGGGATTTGGGCAGCGGCTTCCGCACACTTCGGGCCACGCCCGCACTTTGGGCACTGACAGTTTCGGGGGCACTTACCAATGCCGGAGCGATGCTGGGCAACACCGTGTTGCCGGTGTTTATTCTCCGGGACCTGGACATAGCCCCTCCCCTATTCGCGGGGTTGGGCGCATTGGCTGCCGCAGGAGCCATCGGCGGCGCCGCAGCGGCACCGTTTCTAACGGCTGCATGGGGTTTGCGTAACCTGCGGACAGGCGCCGCGGCGGCGTCGGCGCTGTGCGTCTCCGGAGCAGCCCTCTGCCCCTGGCTCCCCGGGCCGGAACTGGCCTGGCTGGCGATTCAGTCACTGGGCTGGAGTTTTCTCGTGTCAGTGTCAGGCGTGGCAGGAGCCGAGGTGCTTCCGCGGAGCGTTGCGCCCGGCAAACTGGCGTCCGTGGCAGCGGCGCAGCGGACAATCACGCTGGGGGTGATGCCGGCCGCCGCCCTGCTGGGAGGAGCTGCGGCCGGGCTGGCTGGCACCCTCCCGCTGCTGGGTGTGTGGATCGTACTTGCCGGCGCCGCCGCTGTTCCGGTGATTCGCTCGCGGGAACTGGCGGAGTATCGGTGAGCGCCGCCGTCGGCCCGTAAAGACGGGCGAGACGGCGGCACACATTTTCCGCTGCGTCACCGATACCTGCGCCGGAGACACGCGATATGCAAGGGTGGAGGGTACTGAAAGTCTCATCCTTTGACTTCACGATCCAACCATCGGCAGGAGAACACCATGAGCAACCAGGACCAGCCCATCAATTTCGGAGCCGACGCCACCGAGAACAACCTCGCCGGCACCCGGGACGAGTTTAATGACGAGGTGACTGCTCAGCTTCTCGACGAAGTGAAGGCGGAGAAGCAGGCAAAGGCGGAGGACAACAACGAGGAGTCCCCCAGCCGGGAGGCTGAAGAGCGCGAAGAACGCGAGGACCAGCCGGCTCTGGAAGTTGATGAGGAAAGCCCCGCATCCGAGGCGAAGCCTGCCTCCTGATTCCCCGCGCATGAGGCATTTCCGGGTTGCGGGGCCTGGATCTGCTGATCGGCTGTTCGAATGAGTTAGTAAGCGCCCTGTGTTTTGGGTCTCATTCTTTCTATTCTTGAGAGAGGGGTTCTCGGAGGCGCCCATACCCAGCAACCGCAAGGAGTCCTCCCATGAGTACCAGCGCAGGAGCGGCGGGGCAGCCTGCCCGCAAACCAAACCGGGCCGGCACGGGCCAGGGGGCAGCAAACCCGGCTGCCCGTGACGGCGGAACCGAAAGCCGCGAACGGGTAGTCGGCCGGGAGAAGGAACAATTTGGCGGCGTCAAGATCGGCTCCGCCTTCTTCGGCTGGCTAGCAGCAGCGGGAACCACGGTGCTGCTGAGCGCGATAGCCACCGCTTTTGGGGCGGCACTGCTCGCCAACAACGTTGATGCCGCCGGGGAGGCCGCAGCGAACCCTCAGGGCGCAGGCGTGGCCGGAGTCATCCTCCTCATGGTCATCCTGTTTGTGGCCTATTTCTGCGGCGGCTACGTCGCTGGGCGGATGGCCCGGTTTAACGGCGTTATGCAGGGCGTGGCCGTGTGGATTTGGGGAATCGTGATCGCCCTTGTGCTGGCCCTCATCGGCGCTGTGGCGAGCAGCGAACTGGACATCAACGCCCAGCTCAACACCTACCCCCAGCTCTCCGGCGACAACACGGCAGCGGCTGTCATCTCCGCGGTCATTGCTGCCCTTGTTGCCCTGGGCGGCGCCATCCTCGGAGGCTTGGCCGGGATGCGCTTCCACCGCCGCGTCGACAAGGCCGGGCTGGGCGACTGAACACAATGCACCCACCACAGCATTCAGCACAGCACTGCCCATTTTCGGCGGACCGGTGAAATCAGACAGCTTTCCGCCGTGGGTGCGCCGGACAGGGATCGAAGTTGCAGGCTGGCTGCTGATCGCCTTCGGGCTTGTTGCCCTGGTACTGCCCGGACCCGGACTCCTGGGCCTGGTCGGCGGCCTGGCCGTCCTGTCGCTGCGGTACCGGTGGGCCAACCGCCTCCTGCGTCCGGTTAAGGCCAAGGCATTCAAGGCGGCGGAGCAGGGTGTGCAGACCTGGCTGAGGATTAGCGCCAGCATCACCGGCGCACTCCTGGTTATGGCCACCGGCGTTGTCTGGGGCGTGTGGGCCAGGCCGCCGCACTGGTGGCCCTACAGCCAGAGCCTGTGGCTGCCCGGCGGCTGGGGCACAGGGACGGGCCTGATTCTTTCAGGGCTCATTGCACTGGCACTGATTGCGTACAGCTACCGCCGGTTCCGCGGGACAGGATCGCCGCAGCGGGCGAAATCCAAAGATCTTAGCTAGAACCCGGGAAGGTCTGGTCTGACCGCAGCCGGGAGTTCAGCGCCTGAAGCGCCTGTACGGCATCATCCAGCGCGGCGGCCTGCGCAGCATCCAACC
This genomic interval from Arthrobacter sunyaminii contains the following:
- a CDS encoding MMPL family transporter; protein product: MAEFLYRLGAAAARRAKTVLAAWIGVLVLAGAAFALFGGTLATGFSIPNTPTTQVTDHLQEKLPQASGGSGSVVVQTEDGSAFTDAQREDISALVAKAGDVDGVETVVDPFATEAERAAQAKQLQDGLAQIEAGRAQIDAGRAQLEAGQTQLDAAREQAEAAGAPAPMIAELDAQQEVLDANRAELDAQSAELEAGAVQAEQGAALLEMATEIRTVSEDGSAAVVNVVFSETQMEVEQDTKDALVAAFEDEPIDGVKVDFSSEVSAGVPSILGVGEVVGLAVAAVVLVVMLGTFIGAGLPLVTALIGVGIGAAGALAFSGVVEMASVTPILGVMLGLAVGIDYALFIVNRHRRQLKAGYGLEESIALANGTSGNAVVFAGATVFIALLALNITGIPFLGLMGTVGAACVAIAVMIATTLTPALLKLAGMKILSRKERAALDKDQEASASAGKPESIPVKQMSTMRAVLTVVVSIAGLLVIAIPAMDLRTNLPDGSSEAHDSTQYQAYEAVSQKFGEGQNGSLLVVADLPGNPSEEEALVAQGEIARTLFDQQDVAAVAPIGSSEDRTVTAFQVIPAEGPTSESTQELVHTLRDLSPIDTENGEVELGVAGTASGNIDISEKLSEALPIYLGVVVGLSLLILILVFRSIFVPVIATLGFILSYFAAIGGVVAIYQWGWLAGIFGVETPGPVLNFLPTILVGILFGLAMDYMLFLGSGMREAFVHGSPARVAVMQGFRNGRSVVTAAAIIMVSVFGGFIFSHSTMIRPIGFALAFGVLVDAFVVRMLLIPALMHLAGDKAWWLPKWLDKILPDVDVEGASLERRHPHETGEAGEDTPSAKADGVTARS
- a CDS encoding TetR/AcrR family transcriptional regulator gives rise to the protein MQTSVPAEDRRQALKDRHRQAIITAAAALMHEGQTTDFSVDELAQRADVSRRTVFNHFASIRDIVSEVCSGVLSSAVESLTAVSPVDAARPGMFAEISEAFRAADLVAPMAYLTRLLGPGAVPDSTPRQAQAHPIALRAFTELNDRLSVAMLSRYPEADRLGVDLLVGSLTSGLGVLYHHWHCATGAVDTPEARRVWSDLLDALLEKVRSGYVSDPASPQTLHP
- a CDS encoding alpha/beta hydrolase, with product MSLSMRLAGLALRAAPRAFRTPEVVRRTAARRRRPSVPLTLRRLCRVREEVVAGFPVMTLTPRKPSGRELIYLHGGAYVFPLREAHWWIITALIRRTGATVTVPLYGLAPWHSVAEALPFVEAVHQAVARRAAGARVFLAGDSAGGGLALAHVIDRRNRSESQPQAVFLFAPWVDCTMSNPGIPVLERRDPMLDIPGLVYCAQLWARGLPLDSWQVSPINDTLAGLAPVYLFQGGRDLLLPDAERFAVKAAAASSPVELQVAPDGFHVYVAATFTPEARAALDGVARVVNGVE
- a CDS encoding ClpX C4-type zinc finger protein, with protein sequence MPDTSRDALVPASTAAPFMCSFCLRSRKETGLLAGAPTASICRDCAARATALLDAAPVSGETLPDTPWGGLSDDELMARLPQVAEAREQVEAHLRRWVEAARVRGISWASIGSALGMSRQSAWERFRQH
- a CDS encoding MFS transporter — protein: MARQQAISTDLPGRQKASFRFLLGSNTVEGFADALTRTLLPILAVTALGLGSEFLGVLNAAGLAAFLLLGVPAGAVIDRLKDRRRVMTAATCLRILVTATLAISTFTGWLSGPLLLGAAVTVGIADVVFTTALSTVIPRVTPAGTLKHAYSQLAVATQTASTAAAAGTAALLGILGMGAALAAAAASYGMSAMLQLGIRLGAAPAPAKGGTAKIRRDLGSGFRTLRATPALWALTVSGALTNAGAMLGNTVLPVFILRDLDIAPPLFAGLGALAAAGAIGGAAAAPFLTAAWGLRNLRTGAAAASALCVSGAALCPWLPGPELAWLAIQSLGWSFLVSVSGVAGAEVLPRSVAPGKLASVAAAQRTITLGVMPAAALLGGAAAGLAGTLPLLGVWIVLAGAAAVPVIRSRELAEYR
- a CDS encoding PGPGW domain-containing protein, which encodes MKSDSFPPWVRRTGIEVAGWLLIAFGLVALVLPGPGLLGLVGGLAVLSLRYRWANRLLRPVKAKAFKAAEQGVQTWLRISASITGALLVMATGVVWGVWARPPHWWPYSQSLWLPGGWGTGTGLILSGLIALALIAYSYRRFRGTGSPQRAKSKDLS